In Vanrija pseudolonga chromosome 4, complete sequence, a single window of DNA contains:
- the spaT_1 gene encoding Subtilin transport ATP-binding protein SpaT: MVQPAEIVPVGDQRPHSEGATLLFDVLFKLGAVVDSARTNSYWLGALAAAHECQSRDEATGIDYDKCREAGGMRIETRDLQVMYDGQTKPAVHGINLSIKAGETLALVGFNGAGKSTLVKALMGLSTNATGSVEINGTPLEEYRASTLHARMSCVFQDYKKYYFSLRDNIGIGDVSRIDDTDALQAAMAYGGAGAILEKTSLNTVLNPYANLHARPGDGGGQEGMGLSGGQWLRVAVSRAFMRAATADLVIFDEPSSALDPAAESALFDTIYDLAHREGGTRTTTVFISHGFGNVRRADHIAFMAGGTITEYGTHEELMALGGEYARLFTLQSRGYVGNGGRDAAASGAGENW, encoded by the exons ATGGTGCAgccggcg GAGATCGTCCCCGTCGGCGACCAGCGGCCACATTCAGAAGGTGCGACACTGCTCTTCGACGTCCTGTTCAAGCTCGGGGCCGTCGTCGATTCCGCTCGTACGAATTCGTactggctcggcgcgctggccgccgcaCACGAGTGCCAGTCGCGCGACGAAGCCACCGGCATCGACTATGACAAGTGCCGCGAGGCAGGAGGCATGCGGATCGAGACGCGCGATCTCCAGGTCATGTACGACGGTCAGACCAAGCCCGCTGTCCACGGCATCAACCTGTCCATCAAGGCGGGCGAGACGCTCGCTCTCGTTGGCTTCAACGGCGCGGGGAAGAGCACTCTGGTCAAGGCGCTCATGGGGTTGTCGACAAACGCTACCGGGAGCGTCGAGATAAACGGCACCCCACTTGAGGAGTATCGCGCCTCGACGCTTCACGCGCGCATGAGTTGCGTGTTTCAAGACTACAAAAAGTACTACTTTTCGCTGAGGGACAACATTGGCATCGGGGACGTGTCCCGcatcgacgacacggacgcgcTTCAAGCAGCCATGGCAtacggtggcgccggcgcgatccTGGAGAAGACGTCACTCAATACCGTCCTCAACCCGTACGCCAACCTGCACGCACGCCCCGGCGACGGTGGAGGGCAAGAAGGCATGGGGCTATCTGGGGGCCAGTGGCTGCGTGTCGCCGTCTCGCGCGCGTtcatgcgcgccgcgacggccgacttGGTCATCTTCGACGAGCCGTCCTCCGCGCTCGACCCTGCCGCCGAATCGGCGCTCTTCGATACCATCTACGACCTCGCTCACCGGGAGGGCGGGACCCGAACCACGACAGTGTTCATATCGCATGGGTTTGGGAATGTGCGCCGGGCGGATCATATCGCGTTCATGGCTGGTGGG ACAATCACAGAGTACGGCACGCACGAGGAGCTCATGGCCCTCGGGGGAGAGTATGCCCGGCTCTTCACGCTCCAGAGCCGCGGGTATGTCGGTaacggcgggcgcgacgccgccgcgagcggggcgggg GAAAATTGGTAG
- the ytcJ_1 gene encoding Putative amidohydrolase YtcJ, which produces MRRLFKNARIFTSVGGDSTLHDALVIEDDKVVFVGSRAVAESKGGPSAEVTDLQGRVVLPGLIDGHIHVVQFGASLSKIDCLGLSFSQITAAVKEVYLANPSAKMIHGKSFLFDALGEPPHHALLDAVAPNVPVFIASMDLHSTLLNTAALDAIGVTRDTPDPKGGEFVRDAAGELTGLCLETANVKHIWPWVAHHTSLDERVAALDAAFENMLSSGLTGGIEMALRPEDLEAFEEYIRRHGRLPVRISARWFMRPEGTEETQAEQVREAARLRDHCAQYAPWFNIVGIKIVSDGVVDSCTAFLKEPYPSGQTPGPIWPADELTKVVVLADTLDLQIAVRALGDAASEQALDAFEAAMMANGERAHRRHRIEHLEVVTPESVARLTRLGVTASLQPVHADPVYAKNWWDQLGHDARCDRAFPWSEFVHAGAKVAFGTDAPVAPVHALPNIYTAGTRQSSVDPSLELSTDPRIRALEKLCVPLDKSIRYYTAGCAQSVRQDDVGTLEPGKQADFCVLDVDPFRDGIEALRQAQAAVTETWVAGRCAWLAKK; this is translated from the exons ATGCGCCGTCTGTTCAAGAACGCCCGGATATTTACGTCCGTTGGAGGCGACTCGAcgctgcacgacgcgcttgtcatcgaggacgacaaggtcgtgTTCGTCGGCTCCAGGGCAGTCGCCGAATCGAAAGGC GggcccagcgccgaggtgacTGACCTCCAAGGTCGTGTCGTCCTTCCCGGTCTGATCGATGGCCACATCCATGTCGTGCAGTTCGGTGCGTCGCTTTCCAAGATCGactgcctcggcctcagtTTTTCGCAGATCACGGCCGCCGTGAAGGAGGTGTACCTGGCCAATCCCTCTGCCAAGATGATCCACGGCAAGTCGTTTCTCTTCGATGCACTCGGCGAGCCACCTCACCACGCgttgctcgacgccgtcgctcCGAACGTGCCGGTCTTCATCGCCTCAATGGACCTGCACTCGACACTGCTTAACACTGCGGCGTTGGACGCCATCGGTGTGACGCGCGACACGCCCGACCccaagggcggcgagtttgtgcgcgacgctgccggcgaACTGACGGGCCTGTGTCTTGAGACAGCCAACGTCAAGCATATCTGGCCATGGGTCGCGCACCACACTTCCCTGGATGAGCgggtcgccgcgctcgacgccgcgttCGAAAACATGCTGTCCAGCGGCCTAACGGGGGGCATCGAGATGGCCCTCCGGCCCGAGGATCTCGAGGCGTTTGAGGAGTATATAAGGCGGCATGGTCGGCTCCCAGTCCGAATAAGTGCACGTTGGTTCATGAGGCCCGAGGGAACGGAAGAGACGCAGGCTGAACAG GTGAGGGAGGCTGCCCGCCTGCGCGACCACTGCGCTCAGTATGCGCCATGGTTCAACATTGTCGGCATCAAGATTGTGTCGGACGGGGTGGTAGACTCGTGCACTGCCTTCCTGAAGGAGCCCTACCCGAGCGGCCAGACGCCTGGCCCCATCTGgcctgccgacgagctcacAAAGGTCGTCGTGCTGGCCGACACCCTCGACCTCCAGATCGCAGTCCGCGCGCTGGGTGACGCCGCGTCGgagcaggcgctcgacgcaTTCGAGGCGGCTATGATGGCGAACGGggagcgcgcgcatcgccggCACAGgatcgagcacctcgaggtcgtcaccCCCGAGAGCGTTGCCCGGCTCACCAGGCTCGGCGTCACGGCCAGCCTGCAGCCTGTGCACGCTGACCCTGTGTACGCCAAGAACTGGTGGGACCAGCTCGGTCACGACGCGCGTTGTGACCGCGCGTTCCCATGGTCCGAGTTTGTGCATGCTGGTGCAAAAGTTGCGTTTGGCACCGACGCACCCGTGGCACCAGTGCATGCGCTGCCCAACATCTACACGGCAGGCACGCGTCAATCGAGCGTCGACCCCAGTTTGGAGCTGTCGACTGACCCGCGGATTCGGGCTCTCGAGAAGCTTTGCGTCCCGCTGGACAAGAGCATCAGGTACTACACTGCTGGGTGTGCCCAGAGTGTGCGCCAGGACGACGTGGGGACTCTCGAGCCGGGGAAGCAGGCCGACTTTTGTGTCCTCGACGTTGACCCGTTCAGGGATGGCATTGAGGCACTCCGGCAGGCACAGGCAGCCGTCACGGAGACATGGGTTGCGGGAAGGTGTGCGTGGCTAGCGAAGAAGTAA